A DNA window from Candidatus Rokuibacteriota bacterium contains the following coding sequences:
- a CDS encoding thiamine pyrophosphate-binding protein translates to MARMTGGEALVASLYREGVRVVFGLPGVQLYGVMAALRDEPRIRFITTRHEQATSYMADGYARAGGGIGTALVVPGPGLLNAAAGLSTAYSASSPVLMLSGQIPREQIGKNIGLLHEVNDQLDCIAPVTKWRRRVLQVPDIPAAVREAFVQLRSGRPRPVELEMPPETMEEEGEAELLAPAEVARARASAADISRAAEILLAAKSPIIYAGGGVNLSGAHEALHAVAEYLQAGVACTAEGKGAVSDHSDLSLGAAFWRESPLRAAIHAADVVLAVGSRLALVSFAPETRIVQIDADPEEIGRSHKTTLGLVGDARATLEALLEKLRAGAPARASRKAERETLRAEIAAQMTQEPQVSIVKSLRAGCPEDTILVAGMTQIGYYSRPLWPTYGPRTYLSSSYSGNLGYEYPVALGAKVARPGSPVVAVIGDGGFLYNAQEMATAVQHKINVVAVVFNDGAYGNVARDLDEDWGGQYGSALHNPDFMKLSEAFGLYGMRVKVPTDVGRLVGEAVAMDRPVLIEVPVGRMPRPVFFPQRKVPSKYKR, encoded by the coding sequence ATGGCCAGGATGACCGGCGGCGAAGCCCTCGTAGCCTCCCTCTATCGCGAAGGCGTGCGGGTGGTGTTCGGCCTGCCCGGCGTCCAGCTCTACGGCGTGATGGCGGCGCTGCGCGACGAGCCGCGGATCCGCTTCATCACCACGCGCCACGAGCAGGCCACGAGCTACATGGCCGACGGCTACGCGCGGGCCGGCGGCGGCATCGGCACGGCGCTCGTCGTCCCGGGCCCGGGGCTGCTCAACGCCGCCGCGGGGCTCAGCACGGCCTACTCCGCCTCCTCGCCCGTGCTCATGCTCTCGGGCCAGATCCCGCGCGAGCAGATCGGCAAGAACATCGGGCTCCTCCACGAGGTCAATGACCAGCTCGACTGCATCGCGCCCGTCACCAAGTGGCGGCGGCGCGTGCTCCAGGTGCCGGACATCCCGGCCGCCGTGCGCGAGGCGTTCGTGCAGCTCAGGAGCGGCCGCCCGCGTCCCGTCGAGCTGGAGATGCCGCCCGAGACCATGGAGGAGGAGGGAGAGGCCGAGCTCTTGGCGCCGGCGGAGGTCGCGCGCGCTAGAGCCTCGGCCGCCGACATCAGCCGCGCCGCCGAGATCCTGCTGGCCGCGAAGAGCCCGATCATCTACGCGGGAGGCGGCGTCAATCTCTCGGGCGCTCACGAGGCCCTGCACGCCGTCGCGGAGTACCTGCAGGCCGGCGTCGCGTGCACGGCCGAGGGCAAGGGCGCGGTCAGCGACCACAGCGACCTCTCGCTCGGCGCCGCGTTCTGGCGCGAGTCGCCGCTCCGCGCCGCCATCCACGCCGCGGACGTGGTGCTCGCCGTCGGCTCGAGGCTCGCCCTGGTCTCCTTCGCGCCTGAGACGCGGATCGTCCAGATCGACGCCGACCCGGAAGAGATCGGGCGCAGCCACAAGACCACGCTGGGGCTCGTGGGCGACGCGCGCGCGACGCTCGAGGCACTCCTGGAGAAGCTCCGCGCGGGGGCGCCCGCCCGCGCGTCCCGGAAGGCCGAGCGCGAGACCCTCCGGGCGGAGATCGCGGCGCAGATGACGCAGGAGCCGCAGGTCTCCATCGTCAAGAGCCTCCGCGCGGGATGCCCTGAGGACACGATCCTGGTCGCGGGCATGACGCAGATCGGCTACTACTCGCGCCCGCTCTGGCCGACGTACGGCCCGCGGACGTACCTCTCGTCCTCGTATTCCGGCAACCTCGGCTACGAGTACCCGGTCGCCCTCGGCGCGAAGGTCGCGCGCCCCGGCAGCCCCGTGGTCGCGGTGATCGGCGACGGCGGCTTTCTCTACAACGCCCAGGAGATGGCCACGGCCGTCCAGCACAAGATCAACGTCGTGGCGGTCGTCTTCAACGATGGGGCCTACGGCAACGTCGCGCGCGACCTCGACGAGGATTGGGGCGGACAGTACGGCTCGGCGCTCCACAACCCCGATTTCATGAAGCTCAGCGAGGCTTTCGGCCTCTACGGTATGCGGGTCAAGGTCCCCACGGACGTGGGCCGGCTCGTCGGCGAGGCCGTAGCCATGGACCGGCCGGTCTTGATCGAGGTGCCCGTGGGCCGGATGCCGCGTCCCGTCTTCTTCCCCCAGCGCAAGGTTCCCAGCAAGTACAAGCGCTGA